One Amycolatopsis thermophila DNA segment encodes these proteins:
- a CDS encoding S9 family peptidase, giving the protein MTDELSFLRQQARTQRFTLGTPREFRVAPDGSRLLFLRSESGTDRRNSLWELDLTRGTETKIVDAAELLPGEEELPPEERARRERMRESAGGVVGYAVDDEFRVAAFSLSGKLYTVDLTTREVRERVDTAVVDPRPDPTGTHVAYVRDRKLRVLDLAHGEDTVIAGEDGEDGEDIAWGLAEFIAAEELGRARGYWWSPDGTTLLVERTDRSDVPRWTISDPAHPGAGASTVAYPAAGTTNVDVSLSFFRLDGTRVDVDRGEWEYLVAVHWSAGGPPLLAVQPRDQRELAIYAVDPTDGSTKLLHTETDPHWVEIVPGVPAWTSDGRLVHVTAADGSHRLVIDGDPVTEPGLQVRSVLHVGADVLFSASADDPTQIHVYRTGPDGVTRLSSADGVHVGAGTAEITVLSSWSLRRSGPEVSVLRDDRPLAEVRSYPVDPGLEPDPEWLTVGERGLRAALLLPTGYRPEDGKLPVLLDPYGGPHAQRVLQSRNAFLTSQWLADQGFAVLVADGRGTPGRGPAWEKEVARELAEVTLTDQVDALHAVAADHPELDLSRVAIRGWSYGGYLSALAVLRRPDVFHAAVAGAPVTDWSLYDTHYTERYLGRPDEEPDSYERNSLIADAPGLRRALLIVHGLADDNVFVAHALRLSSALLAAGRPHVFLPLVGATHMTPQAEEVAENLMRVQVDWIKRELEAAAR; this is encoded by the coding sequence GTGACCGATGAGCTCTCCTTCCTTCGCCAGCAGGCCCGCACCCAGCGCTTCACCCTCGGCACCCCGCGCGAGTTCCGGGTCGCGCCGGACGGGTCGCGGCTGCTGTTCCTGCGTTCGGAGTCCGGCACCGACCGGCGCAACAGCCTGTGGGAGCTGGACCTCACGCGGGGCACCGAAACGAAGATCGTGGACGCCGCGGAGCTGCTGCCCGGTGAGGAGGAGCTGCCGCCGGAGGAACGGGCCCGCCGCGAGCGCATGCGCGAGAGCGCGGGCGGCGTGGTCGGCTACGCGGTCGACGACGAGTTCCGGGTGGCCGCGTTCTCCCTGTCCGGCAAGCTCTACACCGTCGACCTCACCACGCGCGAAGTGCGCGAACGGGTCGACACCGCCGTCGTCGACCCGCGCCCCGATCCCACCGGCACGCACGTCGCCTACGTCCGCGACCGCAAGCTGCGTGTCCTCGACCTCGCCCACGGCGAGGACACCGTGATCGCCGGTGAGGACGGCGAGGACGGCGAGGACATAGCCTGGGGCCTGGCCGAGTTCATCGCCGCCGAGGAGCTCGGCCGCGCCCGCGGCTACTGGTGGTCGCCGGACGGGACGACCCTCCTCGTCGAGCGCACCGACCGCTCGGACGTGCCCCGCTGGACGATCTCCGACCCGGCCCACCCCGGGGCCGGGGCGAGCACGGTCGCCTACCCGGCGGCCGGCACCACCAACGTCGACGTCTCGCTGTCCTTCTTCCGGCTCGACGGCACCCGGGTGGACGTCGACCGCGGCGAGTGGGAGTACCTCGTCGCGGTGCACTGGTCGGCCGGCGGCCCGCCGCTGCTCGCCGTGCAGCCGCGTGACCAGCGGGAACTGGCGATCTACGCGGTCGATCCCACCGACGGCTCGACCAAGCTGCTGCACACCGAGACCGACCCGCACTGGGTCGAGATCGTCCCGGGCGTGCCGGCCTGGACGTCCGACGGGCGGCTCGTGCACGTCACCGCCGCCGACGGCAGCCACCGCCTCGTGATCGACGGCGACCCGGTCACCGAGCCCGGCCTGCAGGTCCGTTCGGTGCTGCACGTCGGCGCCGACGTGCTGTTCAGCGCCTCCGCCGACGACCCGACCCAGATCCACGTCTACCGCACCGGTCCGGACGGCGTGACCCGCCTGTCCAGCGCGGACGGTGTGCACGTCGGCGCGGGCACCGCGGAGATCACCGTCCTGTCGTCGTGGAGCCTGCGCCGCAGCGGGCCCGAGGTGAGCGTCCTGCGCGACGACCGGCCGCTCGCCGAGGTCCGCTCCTACCCGGTCGACCCGGGGCTGGAGCCCGACCCGGAATGGCTCACCGTCGGCGAACGCGGCCTGCGCGCCGCGCTGCTGCTGCCCACCGGCTACCGGCCGGAGGACGGCAAGCTGCCCGTCCTGCTCGACCCGTACGGCGGCCCGCACGCCCAGCGCGTGCTGCAGAGCCGCAACGCGTTCCTCACCTCGCAGTGGCTGGCCGACCAGGGATTCGCGGTCCTGGTCGCGGACGGCCGCGGCACCCCCGGCCGCGGGCCGGCGTGGGAGAAGGAGGTCGCCCGCGAGCTGGCCGAGGTGACGCTGACCGACCAGGTGGACGCGCTGCACGCGGTCGCGGCCGACCATCCCGAGCTCGACCTGTCCCGGGTGGCGATCCGCGGCTGGTCCTACGGCGGGTACCTGTCCGCGCTGGCCGTGCTGCGGCGCCCGGACGTCTTCCACGCCGCGGTGGCGGGCGCGCCGGTCACCGACTGGTCCCTCTACGACACCCACTACACCGAGCGCTACCTGGGCCGGCCGGACGAGGAGCCGGACTCCTACGAGCGCAACTCGCTGATCGCGGACGCGCCGGGGTTGCGCCGGGCGCTGCTGATCGTGCACGGGCTGGCCGACGACAACGTGTTCGTCGCGCACGCGCTGCGGCTGTCCTCGGCTCTGCTGGCCGCCGGGCGCCCGCACGTGTTCCTGCCACTGGTCGGCGCGACCCACATGACCCCGCAGGCCGAAGAGGTCGCGGAGAACCTGATGAGGGTCCAGGTCGACTGGATCAAACGAGAGCTGGAGGCTGCTGCGCGATGA
- a CDS encoding LLM class F420-dependent oxidoreductase, giving the protein MKRWGITIPLTGVPLTAHRELIERLPALGYTDAWSAETAGTDAFSPLLLASQWAPELRLGTAIVPVYTRGPGLLAMSAATLAEAAPGRFVLGIGASSPVIVQNWNAAEFDKPFARTRDTLRFLRAALAGEKVTETYETFSVSKFRLERAPEPAPPIMLAALRPGMLKLAAKEADGAITNWLSPADVRRVRAEIGPDTELAARIFVCPTPDRDAARGLGRMLISSYLTVPVYAAFHDWLGRGDALAPMHQAWAAGDRKRANEVIPDEVVDDLIVHGSPEECRAKIESYVDNGLTTPVIALLPTGEDPVRQVEALAPR; this is encoded by the coding sequence ATGAAGCGCTGGGGTATCACCATTCCGCTGACCGGGGTGCCGCTCACCGCGCACCGTGAGCTGATCGAGCGGCTGCCCGCCCTCGGCTACACCGACGCCTGGTCCGCCGAAACCGCCGGGACGGACGCGTTCTCGCCGCTGCTGCTGGCCTCGCAGTGGGCGCCGGAACTGCGGCTGGGCACCGCGATCGTCCCGGTCTACACCCGCGGCCCCGGCCTGCTGGCGATGTCCGCGGCGACCCTCGCCGAGGCCGCCCCCGGCCGGTTCGTGCTCGGCATCGGCGCGTCCTCGCCGGTCATCGTGCAGAACTGGAACGCCGCGGAGTTCGACAAACCGTTCGCCCGGACCCGCGACACGCTGCGGTTCCTGCGCGCGGCCCTGGCCGGGGAGAAGGTGACCGAGACCTACGAGACGTTCTCGGTGAGCAAGTTCCGGCTGGAGCGGGCCCCGGAACCGGCGCCGCCGATCATGCTCGCCGCCCTGCGCCCGGGCATGCTCAAGCTGGCCGCGAAGGAGGCCGACGGCGCCATCACCAACTGGCTCTCGCCTGCCGATGTGCGCCGGGTGCGCGCCGAGATCGGCCCGGACACCGAGCTGGCGGCCCGGATCTTCGTCTGCCCGACCCCCGACCGCGACGCCGCGCGCGGCCTGGGCCGGATGCTGATCAGCAGTTACCTGACGGTGCCGGTCTACGCGGCGTTCCACGACTGGCTCGGTCGCGGCGACGCGCTCGCGCCGATGCACCAGGCGTGGGCGGCCGGCGACCGGAAACGGGCCAACGAGGTGATTCCGGACGAAGTGGTCGACGACCTGATCGTGCACGGCAGCCCGGAGGAGTGCCGCGCGAAAATCGAGTCCTATGTGGACAACGGGCTGACCACGCCGGTGATCGCGCTGCTGCCCACCGGCGAGGACCCGGTCCGCCAGGTCGAGGCGCTGGCCCCGCGGTGA
- a CDS encoding pyridoxal phosphate-dependent decarboxylase family protein, with translation MPGSAALAGGRDGHRRLAELIPLVLNGLADGTAERGGAGPAGGPAAVAAGVAALTGAAPLAAATGVGAEQALTELSRLLAAGSVDPADPACAAHLHCPPLAVAVAADVVASALNPSMDSWDQAPVASELERELVTLVARLCYPGATAPDAVVTTGGTESNLLGLLLAREPNPAVRPVCGRNAHHSVARAAWLLGLPAPVLVDCDGERMRPSALDETVRGLGSPAVVVATAGTTDTGEIDPLRDLAQVCRRHGARLHVDASYGGLALCSAKLKPLLDGIADADSVALDAHKFGWQPISAGLLAVREAADLAALSVRAEYLNAGDDTEAGLPDLLGRSIRTSRRPDAFRMAVTLRALGLDGMGALVEHCCDTAAEVAGMIDRHPGLRLWGAPTLSTVLFKPVDADDELVARVRRTLLEAGTAIVGRATMSDGVWLKLTLLHPHAKAEDYRPLLESVVATADAVRLPESAAVR, from the coding sequence ATGCCGGGGAGCGCCGCGCTGGCCGGCGGCCGGGACGGTCACCGGCGGCTGGCCGAGCTGATCCCGTTGGTCCTGAACGGGTTGGCGGACGGGACCGCGGAGCGCGGCGGCGCCGGGCCCGCGGGCGGTCCGGCCGCCGTCGCGGCCGGGGTGGCGGCCCTGACCGGGGCGGCCCCGCTGGCCGCTGCCACCGGGGTCGGAGCCGAGCAAGCGCTTACGGAGCTGTCCCGGCTGCTGGCCGCCGGCTCGGTCGACCCGGCCGATCCGGCGTGCGCGGCGCACCTGCACTGCCCGCCGCTGGCGGTCGCGGTCGCCGCGGACGTGGTGGCGAGCGCGCTCAACCCCTCGATGGACTCGTGGGACCAGGCACCGGTGGCCAGCGAGCTGGAACGCGAACTGGTCACCCTCGTCGCGCGGCTGTGCTACCCCGGCGCCACCGCGCCGGACGCCGTCGTCACCACCGGCGGCACCGAATCGAACCTGCTCGGGCTGCTGCTCGCGCGCGAGCCGAACCCGGCGGTCCGCCCGGTGTGCGGGCGCAACGCCCACCACAGCGTGGCCCGCGCTGCCTGGCTGCTCGGCCTGCCCGCGCCGGTCCTCGTGGACTGCGACGGCGAGCGCATGCGGCCCAGCGCGCTCGACGAGACGGTGCGCGGCCTCGGCTCGCCCGCCGTCGTGGTCGCCACGGCGGGCACCACCGACACCGGCGAGATCGACCCGTTGCGCGACCTCGCGCAGGTGTGCCGCCGCCACGGCGCCCGCCTGCACGTCGACGCCTCCTACGGCGGTCTCGCGCTGTGCAGCGCGAAACTCAAGCCCCTGCTGGACGGGATCGCCGACGCCGACTCGGTCGCGCTCGACGCGCACAAGTTCGGCTGGCAGCCGATCTCCGCGGGCCTGCTCGCGGTCCGGGAGGCCGCCGACCTGGCCGCGCTGTCCGTGCGCGCCGAGTACCTCAACGCCGGTGACGACACCGAGGCCGGCCTGCCCGACCTGCTCGGCCGGTCGATCCGCACCTCCCGCCGTCCGGACGCGTTCCGCATGGCCGTGACCCTGCGGGCGCTGGGCCTGGACGGCATGGGTGCGCTGGTCGAGCACTGCTGCGACACCGCCGCGGAAGTCGCCGGGATGATCGATCGGCACCCGGGGTTGCGGTTGTGGGGGGCGCCGACGCTGTCCACCGTGTTGTTCAAGCCGGTGGACGCCGACGACGAGCTGGTCGCCCGCGTGCGCCGGACGCTGCTGGAGGCCGGCACCGCGATCGTCGGGCGGGCCACCATGTCCGACGGCGTGTGGCTCAAGCTGACGCTGCTGCACCCGCACGCGAAGGCCGAGGACTACCGCCCGCTGCTGGAGTCGGTGGTCGCGACCGCGGACGCCGTGCGGCTGCCGGAAAGCGCGGCCGTCCGGTGA
- a CDS encoding lysine N(6)-hydroxylase/L-ornithine N(5)-oxygenase family protein: MTPLDLAGVGIGPFNLSLAALAEPVEDLTVSMYERSPEFRWHPGLLLDGVSLQVPFLADLVSLADPTSRLSFVNYLREHDRLFPFYFAERFHIPRAEYDEYCRWASGRLSSCRFGTEITAISFRDGLFRLDSADGEISARNVVLGIGTAPRVPEPLRELAGDPAAPVIHSAEYLSQRERLLTLPAVTVVGSGQSGAEVFLDLLRHRKQPDGLRWVTRTVAFAPMEYSKLGLEQFTPDYTRFFHALPEPERDRLLPAQWQLYKGIDAGTIAEIHDELYRRSVGGGWPGVTLTPGVEVVSAARDGDRIALGLRHRHQGSTATWVTDAVVAATGYTERPLDGILGPLADRIERDGSGRPVVEHDYRLRLAREIGGAIFVQNAERHTHGVGAPDLGLAAWRSASIINAVCGRTVYRLPSRTAFTRFGLEE, encoded by the coding sequence GTGACTCCGCTCGACCTGGCCGGGGTCGGCATCGGCCCGTTCAACCTGTCCCTGGCCGCGCTCGCCGAGCCGGTCGAGGACCTGACCGTGTCCATGTACGAGCGCAGCCCCGAGTTCCGCTGGCACCCGGGTCTGCTGCTCGACGGCGTGTCCCTGCAGGTGCCCTTCCTCGCCGACCTGGTGTCGCTGGCCGACCCGACCAGCCGGCTGTCCTTTGTGAACTACCTGCGGGAGCACGACCGGCTGTTCCCGTTCTACTTCGCCGAACGCTTCCACATCCCGCGCGCCGAGTACGACGAGTACTGCCGCTGGGCGAGCGGGCGGCTGTCGTCCTGCCGGTTCGGCACCGAGATCACCGCGATCTCGTTCCGCGACGGGCTGTTCCGGCTGGACTCGGCCGACGGTGAGATCAGCGCGCGCAACGTGGTGCTGGGCATCGGCACCGCGCCGCGGGTACCGGAACCGCTGCGCGAGCTGGCCGGCGACCCGGCGGCACCGGTGATCCACTCCGCCGAGTACCTGTCGCAGCGGGAACGGCTGCTCACGCTGCCCGCGGTCACGGTCGTCGGCTCGGGCCAGTCCGGTGCCGAGGTGTTCCTGGACCTGCTGCGCCACCGCAAGCAGCCGGACGGTCTGCGGTGGGTGACGCGCACGGTGGCGTTCGCGCCGATGGAGTACTCCAAGCTGGGGCTGGAGCAGTTCACGCCGGACTACACGCGCTTCTTCCACGCGCTGCCCGAACCCGAGCGCGACCGGCTGCTGCCCGCGCAGTGGCAGCTGTACAAGGGAATCGACGCCGGGACCATCGCCGAGATCCACGACGAGCTGTACCGCCGCTCGGTCGGCGGCGGCTGGCCCGGCGTCACGCTCACCCCCGGCGTGGAGGTGGTGTCCGCCGCCCGCGACGGCGACCGCATCGCGCTCGGCCTGCGCCACCGGCACCAGGGCAGCACCGCGACCTGGGTGACCGACGCGGTCGTCGCGGCCACCGGCTACACCGAACGCCCCCTCGACGGGATCCTCGGCCCGCTGGCGGACCGGATCGAGCGGGACGGCAGCGGGCGTCCGGTCGTCGAGCACGACTACCGGCTGCGGCTCGCCCGGGAGATCGGCGGCGCGATCTTCGTGCAGAACGCCGAACGGCACACCCACGGCGTGGGAGCCCCCGACCTCGGGCTCGCCGCGTGGCGCTCGGCGTCGATCATCAACGCGGTCTGCGGCCGCACCGTCTACCGGCTGCCGTCGCGCACGGCGTTCACGCGGTTCGGGTTGGAGGAGTGA
- a CDS encoding IucA/IucC family protein gives MLGELSYEGLFRPEPAEDERPGAHRLWSLKLPEATYQFRARRGAFESWTVQPGSATRDGEPATDPRTLVVDARRELGLSGLRLADVLAELTATVTNEAARLRRAPSAAELSRMDYNLADGHLTGHPRLVLNKGRVGFSAGDRARYAPEAGVDVRLRWFAVHRDHARFRCVDDLSASRLLAEELDDDQRAEFARLADPGEYVWLPVHPWQADEILGTLYAGELATGAVVDLGESRDAYRPHQTVRTLANVSRPDRRDVKTAVSVRNTLVYRGLAAGATLAGPAVTSWLKQVGADDPLLTEKYRFELLGEVASVSVEHPVFGTIEELPYRFHETLGALWREPLLSRLDEGEQAISFAALPYRDLSGAAVITSLIEKSGWDTERWCGTVFDLLLTPLLQWLLRYGVGFCPHGQNLILIIDEGGRPLRVAIKDFAQGVDLLDEDLDCYRLLAPEAAEEMLRWPAHLLAQSLFSSVFSGQLRFWAEILLDDLAVPRARFWGLVREVVGRYRAENPDVAERFDACLLFAPDVERVTLNREHLAGQGFDKVDRDDEFDVRWGRVPNPLHAPDPAGAW, from the coding sequence ATGCTCGGCGAACTGTCCTACGAGGGGCTGTTCCGCCCCGAGCCGGCCGAGGACGAACGGCCCGGTGCGCACCGGCTGTGGTCGCTGAAACTCCCGGAGGCGACCTACCAGTTCCGGGCCCGGCGCGGCGCCTTCGAATCCTGGACCGTGCAGCCGGGCTCGGCGACGCGCGACGGCGAACCGGCCACCGACCCGCGGACCCTGGTCGTGGACGCGCGCCGGGAACTGGGCCTGTCCGGACTGCGGCTGGCCGACGTGCTGGCCGAGCTGACCGCGACGGTGACCAACGAGGCCGCGCGGCTGCGCCGGGCGCCGAGCGCGGCGGAACTGTCCAGGATGGACTACAACCTGGCCGACGGGCACCTGACCGGGCACCCGCGCCTGGTGCTGAACAAGGGCCGCGTCGGGTTCTCGGCCGGCGACCGCGCCCGGTACGCGCCGGAGGCCGGGGTGGACGTGCGGCTGCGGTGGTTCGCCGTGCACCGCGACCACGCGCGGTTCCGGTGCGTGGACGATCTGTCGGCCTCGCGATTGCTGGCGGAGGAGCTGGACGACGACCAGCGCGCCGAGTTCGCCCGGCTCGCCGATCCCGGCGAGTACGTCTGGTTGCCGGTGCACCCGTGGCAGGCCGACGAAATCCTCGGCACCCTCTACGCCGGTGAGCTCGCGACCGGTGCCGTCGTCGACCTCGGCGAGTCCCGGGACGCCTACCGTCCACACCAGACGGTCCGGACCCTGGCGAACGTGTCCCGGCCGGACCGGCGGGACGTCAAGACCGCGGTGTCGGTGCGCAACACGCTCGTCTACCGCGGTCTCGCGGCGGGGGCGACGCTGGCCGGGCCCGCGGTGACCAGCTGGCTCAAGCAGGTCGGGGCGGACGATCCGCTGCTCACCGAGAAGTACCGGTTCGAGCTGCTGGGCGAGGTCGCGAGCGTGTCGGTCGAGCACCCGGTCTTCGGCACGATCGAAGAGCTGCCCTACCGGTTCCACGAAACGCTCGGCGCACTGTGGCGCGAACCGCTGCTGTCGCGGCTGGACGAGGGTGAGCAGGCGATCTCCTTCGCCGCCCTGCCCTACCGCGATCTCTCCGGCGCCGCGGTCATCACGAGCCTGATCGAGAAGTCCGGCTGGGACACCGAACGTTGGTGCGGCACGGTGTTCGACCTGCTGCTCACACCGCTGCTGCAATGGCTGCTGCGCTACGGCGTCGGGTTCTGCCCGCACGGCCAGAACCTGATCCTGATCATCGACGAAGGCGGGCGGCCGCTGCGGGTCGCGATCAAGGACTTCGCGCAGGGTGTCGACCTGCTCGACGAGGACCTGGACTGCTACCGGCTGCTCGCGCCCGAGGCCGCCGAGGAGATGCTGCGGTGGCCCGCGCACCTGCTCGCGCAGTCGCTGTTCAGCTCGGTGTTCTCCGGGCAGCTGCGGTTCTGGGCGGAGATCCTGCTCGATGACCTCGCCGTCCCGCGCGCCCGGTTCTGGGGGCTGGTGCGCGAGGTCGTCGGCCGCTACCGCGCGGAGAACCCGGACGTGGCGGAGCGGTTCGACGCCTGCCTGCTGTTCGCGCCCGACGTCGAGCGCGTCACGCTGAACCGGGAACACCTGGCCGGGCAGGGGTTCGACAAGGTCGACCGGGACGACGAGTTCGACGTGCGGTGGGGTCGCGTGCCGAACCCCCTGCACGCGCCGGACCCGGCGGGGGCGTGGTGA
- a CDS encoding glutamine synthetase, with translation MVRSPRPVGPRTLAERAAAARGMRAALARGDLSRVVLLVPDPHARFAAVELSGRFLAEEVLASGYGVCTYVFAWDPPREALPVAADSPLARYVDGYGDLRMRPDLATVTALPDGLTGIVCDVEWPGGEPARAAPRQALTEQLAALEATGFVPSAGLEHEVVFSDSGGPLTGHGVDYAVGGTERMRPLLRDLRAALDASGLGVESARAECHPGQYEIVLRHRDALAACDDALLQQLVVRSVAAEHGVRASYLAAPEAGQGNSCHVHLSLATTAGAPVSGEGTELSPVMASFLAGVLRDAAALTPVWAPTWNSYVRLRTAPFSPRELRWGVDDRTSSVRVAGRDGSLRLEFRFAGADAQPHLVLAALLAAGRAGIEEGLPLPPPGVVLGSLPGAPWEALAGLDRVAKLLGDEVAAQQEALLRAELDAGCETVTDWQRRRGALRA, from the coding sequence GTGGTGAGATCGCCCCGCCCGGTCGGGCCGCGCACGCTCGCCGAACGCGCGGCGGCCGCCCGGGGCATGCGCGCCGCGCTCGCCCGCGGTGACCTGTCCCGGGTGGTGCTGCTGGTGCCCGACCCGCACGCCCGGTTCGCCGCGGTCGAGCTGTCCGGGCGGTTCCTCGCCGAGGAGGTCCTCGCGTCCGGGTACGGGGTGTGCACCTACGTGTTCGCGTGGGACCCGCCGCGGGAGGCGCTGCCGGTGGCCGCGGACAGCCCGCTCGCGCGGTACGTCGACGGCTACGGCGACCTGCGGATGCGGCCGGACCTGGCGACGGTGACCGCGTTGCCGGACGGGCTGACCGGCATCGTGTGCGACGTCGAATGGCCCGGCGGCGAACCGGCGCGAGCCGCGCCGCGGCAAGCCCTGACCGAGCAGCTGGCCGCGCTGGAGGCGACGGGGTTCGTACCCTCGGCCGGTCTCGAGCACGAGGTCGTGTTCAGCGACTCCGGCGGTCCGCTGACCGGGCACGGCGTCGACTACGCCGTCGGCGGGACCGAGCGCATGCGGCCGCTGCTGCGTGACCTGCGGGCGGCGCTCGACGCGTCCGGACTGGGGGTGGAATCGGCGCGCGCCGAATGCCACCCCGGCCAGTACGAGATCGTGCTGCGGCACCGGGACGCGCTCGCCGCGTGCGACGACGCCCTGCTGCAGCAGCTCGTCGTGCGGTCGGTGGCTGCCGAGCACGGCGTCCGGGCGAGCTACCTGGCCGCTCCCGAAGCCGGCCAGGGCAACTCGTGCCACGTGCACCTGTCGCTGGCGACGACGGCCGGCGCTCCCGTGTCCGGCGAGGGGACCGAGCTGTCACCGGTGATGGCGTCGTTCCTGGCCGGGGTGCTGCGCGACGCGGCGGCGCTGACGCCGGTCTGGGCGCCGACCTGGAACAGCTACGTCCGGCTGCGCACCGCGCCGTTCTCCCCGCGCGAGCTGCGGTGGGGCGTCGACGACCGCACGTCGTCGGTGCGCGTCGCGGGCCGGGACGGCTCGCTGCGGCTGGAGTTCCGGTTCGCCGGCGCCGACGCGCAGCCGCACCTGGTGCTCGCCGCGCTGCTGGCCGCGGGCCGGGCCGGGATCGAGGAGGGGCTGCCCCTGCCACCGCCGGGCGTGGTGCTGGGGTCGTTGCCGGGGGCGCCGTGGGAGGCGCTGGCCGGGCTGGACCGCGTCGCGAAGCTGCTCGGCGACGAGGTCGCGGCTCAGCAGGAAGCGCTGCTGCGGGCGGAACTGGACGCCGGGTGCGAGACGGTCACGGACTGGCAGCGCCGGCGGGGCGCCTTGCGGGCATGA
- a CDS encoding glycosyltransferase 87 family protein: MRKYLWLVPVPCAVWLFFAVQGMMHYLPTRPQIDLEVYRYGVQAWWDGKDMYGTLPPVGNGAQLPFVYPPFAAVLLSPLAMLPWDASVVTLYILNGLALGVTLYLVARAVRPSLGRAGGVAVASIGLPASVFLEPVSQTFGFGQVSIIMMALVSIDCLAGRTVWPRGFGIGLAAAIKLTPAAFILYFLIRRDFRAAITSGITFAVASVIGFIADFDGSITYWFKGGLSGGGVSGTAFATNQAIEAVIVRTGLTGAAEKAVWIVLVLGLLALVGNAMRRAEPALALMANAGLALLVSPTSWSHYYVWVVPALLVMLGIAVRRAEERSWLAAAWLAWGVLTAVFFVLAPFHSLPKTDFPVVHRDWTFLEQLSAATYVLVGVALLLAFAIPRQKTRPPSIPVMPARRPAGAASP, translated from the coding sequence ATGCGCAAATACCTGTGGCTGGTGCCGGTGCCGTGTGCGGTGTGGCTGTTCTTCGCCGTGCAGGGGATGATGCACTACCTGCCCACCCGCCCCCAGATCGACCTGGAGGTGTACCGCTACGGCGTGCAGGCGTGGTGGGACGGCAAGGACATGTACGGCACCCTGCCGCCGGTCGGGAACGGTGCGCAACTGCCGTTCGTGTACCCGCCGTTCGCCGCGGTGCTGCTGTCGCCGCTGGCGATGCTGCCGTGGGACGCCTCCGTGGTGACCCTGTACATCCTGAACGGGCTGGCCCTGGGCGTCACGCTGTACCTGGTCGCGCGCGCCGTGCGCCCGTCGCTCGGGCGGGCGGGGGGTGTCGCGGTCGCCTCCATCGGGCTGCCGGCGAGCGTCTTCCTGGAACCGGTGAGCCAGACGTTCGGCTTCGGGCAGGTCAGCATCATCATGATGGCCCTGGTGAGCATCGACTGCCTGGCCGGCCGCACCGTCTGGCCGCGCGGGTTCGGCATCGGGCTGGCCGCGGCGATCAAACTGACCCCGGCCGCGTTCATCCTGTACTTCCTGATCCGCCGCGACTTCCGCGCGGCGATCACCTCGGGCATCACGTTCGCGGTGGCGTCGGTCATCGGGTTCATCGCCGACTTCGACGGGTCGATCACCTACTGGTTCAAGGGCGGCCTGAGCGGCGGCGGCGTCAGCGGCACGGCGTTCGCGACGAACCAGGCCATCGAGGCGGTCATCGTGCGGACCGGGCTGACCGGCGCGGCCGAGAAGGCCGTCTGGATCGTCCTGGTGCTCGGGCTGCTGGCGCTGGTCGGGAACGCGATGCGCCGCGCCGAGCCGGCGCTCGCGCTGATGGCCAACGCCGGGCTCGCGCTGCTGGTCTCCCCCACCTCGTGGTCGCACTACTACGTGTGGGTGGTCCCGGCACTGCTGGTGATGCTGGGCATCGCGGTCCGCCGCGCGGAGGAGCGCTCCTGGCTGGCCGCGGCGTGGCTCGCGTGGGGCGTGCTGACCGCGGTGTTCTTCGTCCTCGCGCCGTTCCACAGCCTGCCGAAGACGGACTTCCCGGTCGTGCACCGCGACTGGACGTTCCTCGAACAGCTCTCCGCCGCCACCTACGTCCTGGTCGGCGTCGCGCTGTTGCTGGCCTTCGCGATCCCCCGCCAGAAGACGCGCCCGCCGTCGATTCCGGTCATGCCCGCAAGGCGCCCCGCCGGCGCTGCCAGTCCGTGA
- a CDS encoding GlxA family transcriptional regulator: MVFVGYEGAAQGRLDRIRGPIDTLIVGGGFGHERAAADVRLTTHVRRVAATARRVASVCTGASVLAAAGLLNGRRATTHWMWAGVLARQYPEVTIDPAPLFVQDGNVHTATGVTSGRDLTLSFVEADHGPTMAREVARSLVTYLQRPGNQAQVSMFLTAPPPEHRVVADLVAHITGHPDGDLSTETLARRAGLSARQLTRLFREHVGTPPGRFVQRARTEVASQLLATSDLPLSAVARRCGFSSAETLRQAFVELCGTPPSAYRRVHRRAA; the protein is encoded by the coding sequence ATGGTGTTCGTCGGGTACGAGGGGGCCGCGCAGGGACGGCTCGACCGGATCCGGGGGCCGATCGACACCCTGATCGTGGGGGGCGGCTTCGGGCACGAGCGCGCCGCCGCGGACGTCCGGCTCACCACCCACGTCCGCCGGGTCGCCGCGACGGCCAGGCGGGTCGCGTCGGTGTGCACGGGGGCTTCGGTGCTCGCCGCGGCGGGGCTGCTCAACGGGCGGCGGGCGACGACGCACTGGATGTGGGCGGGCGTGCTGGCCCGGCAGTACCCCGAGGTGACCATCGACCCGGCGCCGCTGTTCGTCCAGGACGGCAACGTGCACACGGCCACGGGCGTGACGAGCGGGCGGGACCTGACGCTGTCGTTCGTCGAGGCGGACCACGGTCCGACGATGGCGCGCGAGGTGGCCCGTTCGCTGGTCACCTACCTGCAGCGGCCGGGGAACCAGGCGCAGGTCAGCATGTTCCTCACCGCTCCCCCGCCCGAGCACCGCGTGGTGGCCGACCTCGTCGCCCACATCACCGGCCACCCGGACGGCGATTTGTCGACCGAAACGCTGGCCAGGCGGGCGGGTTTGAGCGCGCGGCAGCTGACGAGGCTGTTCCGGGAGCACGTCGGGACCCCGCCGGGCCGGTTCGTCCAGCGCGCCCGCACCGAGGTCGCGTCCCAGCTGCTCGCCACCTCGGACCTGCCGCTGTCCGCCGTCGCGCGGCGCTGCGGGTTCAGCTCGGCCGAGACGTTGCGGCAGGCGTTCGTCGAGCTGTGCGGGACACCTCCGTCGGCCTACCGGCGGGTACACCGCAGGGCGGCGTGA